The nucleotide sequence AGCCTCAAAAGCACGCAGATGTACCTCCGTCTCACGGCTGAAGTGTACCCAACTGTTGTAGCCGCTGTTGAGCGGCGTTATGCATCCATAATTCCAACAGGCGGTGAACGCGGATGAGGCCAACTGATTTTGCGCTTTTATTAACCCGCTACTTGAGTCAGCATTTGCCAGCCCAACGTAACTTGAGTCGACAAACCATTCAGTCTTACCGAGACACATTCAAGCTCTTGCTGCGATTTTGCCAGGCGGAACGTGGGTGGGTGCCGGAGAACATTACACTTGCCCAGATTGATCGGGCATGTATTGAAGCGTTTCTCGACTGGATTGAAACGGTTCGCCACTGCACCGTCGCTACGAGGAACCAACGACTTGCTGCATTGAAGTCCTTTTTTCGTTGGGTTTCATATGAGGCGCCGGAACATCTTGAGTCCACGCAGCGCGTACTGGGAATTCCGTGGAAAAAGACGGGGCAACCAAAGATGATGTATTTGACAGCGAATGCAGTACAGGCATTATTAGCACAACCGGATCGTACTACCCCTGCAGGACGGCGAGACGCAACATTGCTTGCCTTGCTCTATGACACCGGTGCGCGAGTACAGGAGCTGGTTGATCTGAGGGTTCGGGATGTACGGATCGAATCCCCTGCAGTTGTCACTCTAACCGGGAAAGCCCAGTGGTGAAATGTCAAGGGGGTGGTCGAAGAAAATTGGGAATGGATATGGGAAATAGTTACAAATGCGAAGGTTAAAGGGCGACCTTAACCAAACCCATGATGTTCGCCGAATTTTCGAGCGATGTTCATGGGTGCAAAACTGGAAAATCCGTCCGTCTGGAGGTAGTGGTTATCTCCTCCTCTCCGGGGGTGTGTACAGCTGATTGGTGCTCAGTAGTGTGAACACCAAGCGTACCAGTTTTCTTGCAGTCAGGACGAGGGCTCTTTTATGTTGGTGCTTCAGCGCTTCGTCGTGCTTCTTGCGGTAAAACTCGGCGTACTCGGAATCATGGCGGCGAACCTGGTCTGCAGCTTGAATCAGATAATAGCGCAGGTACTTGTTCCCAGTACGCATTCGGGATGTTTCATCGGCTTCGTACTCCCCGGATTGGTACTGATTCCAGACCAGTCCGGCGTACTTGGCTAAGGCGTTGTGGTTCTTGAAACGTCGAATGTCGCCGACTTCGGCTATGATTCCGGCTGCGTATACAGGGCCGATGCCCTTGACCGACTCGAGGGTATTTGGGATCGCTTTCATCAGCCTGGCAATCGCTCGGTCGAGTTTCTTCACCTCAGCGTCCATGTGCTGGATCACGCTGAGGGTGACGGACAGCGACAGATTGACGGGATCCTGCATCACCTTGTCCAGTCGAAAGGACCTGCGTGCAACCTTTTGGAGTTCCTGTGCGATCTGCTTTGGGTCGTCAAACTTGTTTCTGCTTTTGTCGACCAAGAGCGCCACAAGATCCTCAAGGGGCATCGCAGCGATTTGTTCAGGCTCCAGCTCCTGAATGACGGCGAGCGACGTGGCACCGAAAGTATCGGAGAACGGGTTGTCTTGACGCAGACCACTGAACTTAAGAAACAGCTGGTTCAGGAAGAAGGTCTTGTCCCGAGACATGGTCTGCATCACATGAAACCGAGTCCGGGTGAGACGTTGAAGCGCTTCGTATCGGATCGTGTCTGTCATGGCTTGTGGGAGACGGCCAAACCGCAGGTGGTCCGCAATCACCCAGGCATCGATGCGGTCGTTTTTGGGAAGGTGGTCATACGCCTTCTTGAAACGAGCCACTCTCCGCGCGTTTAAGACGTGAATCTGAGCGTCGAGGTGTGGTGCATGGTCCTCGAGTTGTTGTTTGAGGTAATGGGCCAGATGCCAGCCGAGGTTGGCTGTCGCCTCCATGCCGACAACGACGCGATCCATGTGCTTGGTCTCTGTGATCTCCAAGACCTTGTGAATGAGAGTGTCGGCTCCCTGTGGGTCATTGGAGATCTGAAACGAGGCCAAGTTCTGACCGGCCTCATCCATAAATTGAATATGGTGGGCCTTCAAGCTCACGTCGATCCCAACATGCAGTTTCGGCAACGGATTCACCTCCGTTCGGGGAAGAGTCAAGCCAGTCCCGGACCTGGGTGCCCGTGGGAACCACCGACCTCAGCCTCGTCATCAGCACTCATCCATCCGGATGTCAATTGCGGGCCACTACACCCCATCCGGGATGGAGGCGCAACCAGTGGTTAGAGCATGGGTGGTGGATCCTGGGTAGCAGGCTTTCCACAGCAGTACCAAACGGTCCGCAAGGAGGGGAAGAAATCTCCCGAGAAAGACTTGCTGATCCCATTGTCCCACAGGCAGGCCGGGCTGTCGAAATCTCCACCGACCAAACACGTTGGGGCTTCCCCCGACTGGAGGTGGAGAGATATGGAATTATCAAGGAACAAAGGCATGACAAAGAAACGGAGTGACGGTTGTGCAACTCCAAGACCAAACGCGATGGATTCAATAACCAACGGCGATGGGAACTTCCCCATCCAGATGATCCACAAACATGGCCAGACCAAGACACGCCGACAACCGACCTACACCAACAGATGTGGATGGGGAAGCCCACCACCTCCACCCCTATGAGCAGCTGTCTCATAGGGATGGATAAAAGAGCCGGCTCTGGAAGTTCTCCAGCGCTGCTCCAGCAGTTCCGGACCTACTGGAAATTCAACGAAGAAGACCTTCTACTACTATCATACGAGGGAGGAAAAAACGTTCGGTACCACTGATGACGGCTACGGCAGATTTGGTGGCTGCTTATCTGAAGGAGACACATCTCCTTCGAGCGGAATTTATGGACCATCCCCTGTTTTATAACCGGCAACGCCATGCTCTAACACGATGGGGAGTGGCGTATATCCTTCAAAAGTACGTCACACAGGCCAAAGCGCAAGCGCCTGCGGCATTTCCAGAGACGGTGAGCCCGCATCTCTTAAGGCATTCGAAGGCGATGCACCTCTTACAAGCTGGGGTCAATTTGATTTACATTCGTGATTTGCTTGGCCACAGCGATGTGACTACCACGGAGATCTATGCTCGAGCCGATGCAGAAATGAAGCGACGGGCTTTGGAGTCTGCGCGGATCAGTGCTGACGCATGAACCGGTGTAGAAAAAATTCGGAGGCAGCTGAGGCGGCCCCGGACTCTGAATCCCTTCTACCTGTAGGGTGTCCCTGTAAAGGAGAATCGCCCTGAATAACGGGAAAATCTATTTCTGTTGATTATTGGATCCCCACAGGTTACACCTCCCCTCCCCCGCAGAACGATGTTGCAAGATATTCCTGTTAAAACGCCATCGTCAGCCGCGGAGGACCTTGGCAACGCGCCAGCAGCCAGTCCCGATCTATCCACCCCTGCGTCCAGCTTTCGTACAAAAACTTCAACGTCCCGCTAAAGCCCAGTTCCCGCACTTTCTTCATCAGCCCTTCGGTATGCAAGGCCATGACGTTCACCAGATGGCCGAGGTGCATCAGCACGTGCCAGTTTCGCATCGCCGTCCAGTCGGTGGAGTACAGGTGCTCATACTCGTATCCCCGGTGCTTCTCCGTCAGGATCTGTTCCTCAATGTCCCATCGGTGGCGTGCCGCACGATTGCAGCGGTTCACCACATTTTGTGCCGTCAGCGGCTGCCCGGACACCCACGCCCAATGCGCCTCCTGCTGCTTCCCCCCCTCTTCCCAAAACTCTGTACATCCCACGACATGCACCTTAAGCCGACGGCGCGCCCCGGAAGCCTCCCTGAAATCATAGTCGATCTGGTTGATCCACCAAAAGATTTGCTCGCGATTGCCCCACCGGTGTCTCCGCTCGTTGGGTTCGATCTTTCTCAAGCCTTTGACCTCTTCCCACACACTGGGCAAACAGCTTTGGGGCAGGACAAACATAAAGTCCAGATGCAGATCCCGACACAGCGCCATCATCGGCCCGTTGGGGTACAGCCCGTCAGCTACCACCAAGATCCGCAATTTGGGAAACATCTTGCGCAGGCGGGTCAGCAGCCGTTTGCAGGCCTTCAGTTCACTGTCTTGCTTCTCGAACTCCGGCTGCTCAGCCGCATTCTCGCAAAACTCCGTGAGAAACGGGAGGACCACCCCTTGAGGGCTGACAAGGCTAGCCTCCAGGGCATAGGCCATGGACGAGACCTGGTTCTCCCCGTGCCGACGATGCAAAGCCTCCGAGGTCCAGGGCTGCCCCCGACTCGCCTTTTGGGTGCCGTCTATGGCGATCACGTATTGCTTCTCGACCAACAGCGCCTTCAGTCGTCCCGACCGCAGAAGGCGCTTCACCGTCGCCGTCATCACCTCCTCGAGCTCCCCCGGATTGATCCGTTCCAAGATCCGCTGCACCGTGTCCATATGCGGGATGGTTTCCACCTCCGGAAAGATCTCCCGAAAGTGTTCCCAAAACGTTGGACGCGTCAGTTCCCGATTGGCTCTTCTGCGGGAGGCATACTGAAAGATAAACATGAACAGCCCAAACGTCAGAAGCACAGTCAGTTTGTGCCGAATGCTCCCTGGACGTCGGGGGTCGGCAATCCGTGAAAACTTCTCCATCAAGCCCGGCAACAACGCTCGCCAAACCGGCAACTGGGCTTCCACGGCCGTTTGCCGGTCCGCTCGCTCCTCCTCGCTGTTTCGATACGAGCTTTTCCGATTCGGAAGGGTCCAGGGGTGAATCGACTCGGGATTCCGAAGCGTCATCTCGATTCCCCCCACTCGTCTTCCACAAGCTGTGGAAAGGGTTCGACCAACCGCTTCCGCCAGTCCCGCACCAGCGGATAGACCCAGATCGATTTCACGGACGTTCCATACTCGAAGAATCGATCCTGTCTTCCTCGTCCCGCCGTCTTCCCGATCTCGATCCAGTTGGCCGCTCGGTAGCAAGTTCCTGGATATTGGGGTTCGATAAACGTCTCCAAAAGAACCGGTTCAAACCCATAGCGCGCCTTCCAATCCGCTCGAATCCGCCGGGCCGCCAACGCAAGCGCATGACTGGCCAGATGGGGAATCTGTACACCCGGCAGAATCAGAAACCGATTGTTGTTCACGATTCGTGGGCGATACCGCCTGCGCTGCTCCGCCGTCCATCCGATCCACTGATCCCGTGCAGCCAGGGCCTTCGCCGCAGCCCCAAACAACATCGCCCCCACAATGACCGGTCCGTTTGGCCCCTGTGCCCGGATCCAGTACTGGATGCGGGCCCCGATCCCACGAAGGTACCCCAACGGGTGATACGCCGCCATGGTCGCATTCCAGTCTGCCCGTTCTTCCGGACGGACCGGCTCCACGA is from Kyrpidia tusciae DSM 2912 and encodes:
- a CDS encoding transposase family protein, whose amino-acid sequence is MTLRNPESIHPWTLPNRKSSYRNSEEERADRQTAVEAQLPVWRALLPGLMEKFSRIADPRRPGSIRHKLTVLLTFGLFMFIFQYASRRRANRELTRPTFWEHFREIFPEVETIPHMDTVQRILERINPGELEEVMTATVKRLLRSGRLKALLVEKQYVIAIDGTQKASRGQPWTSEALHRRHGENQVSSMAYALEASLVSPQGVVLPFLTEFCENAAEQPEFEKQDSELKACKRLLTRLRKMFPKLRILVVADGLYPNGPMMALCRDLHLDFMFVLPQSCLPSVWEEVKGLRKIEPNERRHRWGNREQIFWWINQIDYDFREASGARRRLKVHVVGCTEFWEEGGKQQEAHWAWVSGQPLTAQNVVNRCNRAARHRWDIEEQILTEKHRGYEYEHLYSTDWTAMRNWHVLMHLGHLVNVMALHTEGLMKKVRELGFSGTLKFLYESWTQGWIDRDWLLARCQGPPRLTMAF
- a CDS encoding IS110 family RNA-guided transposase — encoded protein: MPKLHVGIDVSLKAHHIQFMDEAGQNLASFQISNDPQGADTLIHKVLEITETKHMDRVVVGMEATANLGWHLAHYLKQQLEDHAPHLDAQIHVLNARRVARFKKAYDHLPKNDRIDAWVIADHLRFGRLPQAMTDTIRYEALQRLTRTRFHVMQTMSRDKTFFLNQLFLKFSGLRQDNPFSDTFGATSLAVIQELEPEQIAAMPLEDLVALLVDKSRNKFDDPKQIAQELQKVARRSFRLDKVMQDPVNLSLSVTLSVIQHMDAEVKKLDRAIARLMKAIPNTLESVKGIGPVYAAGIIAEVGDIRRFKNHNALAKYAGLVWNQYQSGEYEADETSRMRTGNKYLRYYLIQAADQVRRHDSEYAEFYRKKHDEALKHQHKRALVLTARKLVRLVFTLLSTNQLYTPPERRR
- a CDS encoding tyrosine-type recombinase/integrase — translated: MQRRRPSTTIIRGRKKRSVPLMTATADLVAAYLKETHLLRAEFMDHPLFYNRQRHALTRWGVAYILQKYVTQAKAQAPAAFPETVSPHLLRHSKAMHLLQAGVNLIYIRDLLGHSDVTTTEIYARADAEMKRRALESARISADA
- a CDS encoding Druantia anti-phage system protein DruA, producing the protein MDVPFWIGDREFREADLELIRNTVQRFSRLSREEIAATLCENLPWKSPNGRLKVEACHKLLLKLEQKGVVTLPPLRAQGPRGCRERRGGVVQTQLQACLRDVLPVIVEPVRPEERADWNATMAAYHPLGYLRGIGARIQYWIRAQGPNGPVIVGAMLFGAAAKALAARDQWIGWTAEQRRRYRPRIVNNNRFLILPGVQIPHLASHALALAARRIRADWKARYGFEPVLLETFIEPQYPGTCYRAANWIEIGKTAGRGRQDRFFEYGTSVKSIWVYPLVRDWRKRLVEPFPQLVEDEWGESR
- a CDS encoding tyrosine-type recombinase/integrase encodes the protein MRPTDFALLLTRYLSQHLPAQRNLSRQTIQSYRDTFKLLLRFCQAERGWVPENITLAQIDRACIEAFLDWIETVRHCTVATRNQRLAALKSFFRWVSYEAPEHLESTQRVLGIPWKKTGQPKMMYLTANAVQALLAQPDRTTPAGRRDATLLALLYDTGARVQELVDLRVRDVRIESPAVVTLTGKAQW